DNA sequence from the Cyanobacteriota bacterium genome:
TGGTAACCCGCCGAGATCTGCACGTGTTTTTGCCGCCGATCGGGGGCACTACTGTTTACATCATTGGTGATATTGCCGCTGTGACTGATCCGCATAGACCAGTTGCAGTCCGTGTCCATGACGAATGTAATGGCTCTGATGTCTTTGGCTCTGATATTTGTACCTGTCGCCCCTATCTTGTGCATGGCATCGAAGTCTGCATTCAAACTGCCCAAGAGGGGGGTGTTGGTGTGATTGTCTACTGTCGCAAGGAAGGACGTGCCTTGGGGGAGGTGACTAAATTTCTGGTCTATAACGCCCGTAAACGCCAAGAAGGTGGCGATCGTGCCGATGCCTATTTTCTCCGGACTGAGTGTGTTGCTGGTGTTCAAGATATGCGGTTCCAGGAATTGATGCCTGATGTCCTACATTGGTTGGGGATCACTCGGATCGATCGCCTAGTGTCAATGAGCAATATGAAATATGAAGCCATCACCAATGCAGGTATTGAGGTGAAGCAGCGAATTCCCATACCTCCAGAGTTGATCCCCGCCGATGCTCAAGTGGAAATCGAAGCCAAAAAGGCCTCTGGTTACTATACCGATCGCGAAGTGCTGCTTGGGGATGCCTTGGCTCAGGTTAGAGGGCGTGACT
Encoded proteins:
- a CDS encoding GTP cyclohydrolase II, which gives rise to MTDKPTKAQPRKPSHIILTSHQTQGSTAVIPIRWGAATPQERGPVIGSLRSAKHRNVIGSHAGSYGVYRALAVASGVLDPTHKADLTNTAPIVAIGPYPAWSDPDKIVSLDPWGAYAADVFSSFQADDYDILPTIAITKAHINIPELKDEIAQGRLRVDGDLLKPDGSLVVTKAAIDPVWYLPGIAHRLGINEWDLRTTLFQQTGGMFPELVTRRDLHVFLPPIGGTTVYIIGDIAAVTDPHRPVAVRVHDECNGSDVFGSDICTCRPYLVHGIEVCIQTAQEGGVGVIVYCRKEGRALGEVTKFLVYNARKRQEGGDRADAYFLRTECVAGVQDMRFQELMPDVLHWLGITRIDRLVSMSNMKYEAITNAGIEVKQRIPIPPELIPADAQVEIEAKKASGYYTDREVLLGDALAQVRGRDY